Proteins from a genomic interval of Microbacterium esteraromaticum:
- a CDS encoding DNA-directed RNA polymerase subunit beta, whose amino-acid sequence MAAAPNASTSTTNKNGRGVSRLSFAKISDTLTVPDLLALQTESFGWLVGNDDWKARVAEAKKAGRTDVAEISGLGEIFEEISPIEDLGETMQLSFTNPYLEPEKYSIDECKERGKTYAAPLYVEAEFMNHQTGEIKTQTVFMGDFPLQTDKGTFIINGSERVVVSQLVRSPGVYFDKTPDKTSDKDIVTARVIPSRGAWLEFEIDKRDQVGVRIDRKRKQSVTVFLKALGLTSEEILAEFAGYTSIEETLAKDTILTQEDALRDIYRKLRPGEQVAAEAARSLLDNFYFNPKRYDLAKVGRYKINHKLGLANPLTDSVLTRDDIVATIKYLVRVHSGDETFEGIRGGKKTEIRIATDDIDNFGNRRIRAVGELIQNQVRTGLSRMERVVRERMTTQDIEAITPQTLINVRPVVAAIKEFFGTSQLSQFMDQNNPLAGLTNKRRLSALGPGGLSRDRAGVEVRDVHPSHYGRMCPIETPEGPNIGLIGALATFARINSFGFIETPYRKVENGVVTDQIDYLTAAEEVDFNIAQANAPLDAERRFRESHVLARPRGGSGEVDLFLPEEIGYMDVSPRQMVSVATSLVPFLEHDDAQRALMGANMQRQAVPLLRSDSPLVGTGMEGYTAIDAGDVVTAAKAGVVSEVSADKVVVMLDEGGTQEYYLRKFARSNQGTSYNQRVIVNAGERVEAGEVIADGPATENGELALGKNLLVAFMPWEGHNFEDAIILSQELVKDDTLSSIHIEEYEVDARDTKLGKEEITRDLPNVSPELLKDLDERGIIRIGAEVRPGDILVGKVTPKGETELSAEERLLRAIFNEKSREVRDTSLKVPHGEQGTIIAVKEFNAEEGDDELGSGVNRRVVVYIAQKRKITEGDKLAGRHGNKGVIAKILPVEDMPFLADGTSVDVVLNPLGIPGRMNFGQVLETHLGWIAKQGWKIEGNPEWAAALPEEAYDVAPNTKVATPVFDGATEYEISGLLDSTRETRDGERLIDRSGKTRLFDGRSGEPFPDPISVGYMYILKLHHLVDDKIHARSTGPYSMITQQPLGGKAQFGGQRFGEMEVWALEAYGAAYALQELLTIKSDDILGRVKVYEAIVKGENIQEPGIPESFKVLMKEMQSLCLNVEVLSADGTAVNLRDTDDEAFRAAEELGINISSRFEAASIDEI is encoded by the coding sequence TTGGCTGCTGCTCCCAACGCATCCACATCCACCACCAACAAGAACGGCCGCGGAGTCTCCCGCCTCTCGTTCGCCAAGATCTCCGACACGCTGACGGTCCCCGACCTGCTGGCGCTGCAGACCGAATCGTTCGGCTGGCTCGTCGGCAACGACGACTGGAAGGCCCGCGTGGCCGAGGCCAAGAAGGCCGGCCGCACCGACGTCGCCGAGATCTCGGGTCTGGGTGAGATCTTCGAAGAGATCTCGCCGATCGAGGACCTCGGCGAGACGATGCAGCTGTCGTTCACGAACCCGTACCTCGAGCCCGAGAAGTACTCGATCGACGAGTGCAAGGAGCGCGGCAAGACCTACGCCGCGCCGCTGTACGTCGAGGCCGAGTTCATGAACCACCAGACCGGTGAGATCAAGACTCAGACGGTCTTCATGGGTGACTTCCCGCTGCAGACCGACAAGGGAACGTTCATCATCAACGGCTCCGAGCGCGTCGTCGTCTCGCAGCTGGTGCGTTCGCCCGGTGTCTACTTCGACAAGACTCCCGACAAGACCAGTGACAAGGACATCGTCACCGCTCGCGTCATCCCCAGCCGTGGTGCCTGGCTCGAGTTCGAGATCGACAAGCGCGACCAGGTCGGCGTGCGCATCGACCGCAAGCGCAAGCAGTCCGTCACCGTCTTCCTGAAGGCGCTTGGCCTGACCAGCGAAGAGATCCTCGCCGAGTTCGCCGGCTACACCTCGATCGAAGAGACCCTGGCGAAGGACACCATCCTCACGCAGGAAGATGCGCTGCGCGACATCTACCGCAAGCTGCGTCCGGGCGAGCAGGTCGCCGCCGAGGCCGCGCGTTCGCTGCTGGACAACTTCTACTTCAACCCGAAGCGCTACGACCTGGCCAAGGTGGGTCGCTACAAGATCAACCACAAGCTGGGCCTCGCCAACCCGCTCACCGACTCGGTGCTCACGCGCGACGACATCGTCGCGACGATCAAGTACCTGGTGCGCGTGCACAGCGGCGACGAGACCTTCGAGGGCATCCGCGGCGGCAAGAAGACCGAGATCCGCATCGCCACCGATGACATCGACAACTTCGGCAACCGTCGCATCCGCGCCGTCGGTGAGCTGATCCAGAACCAGGTCCGCACCGGTCTGTCGCGCATGGAGCGCGTCGTCCGCGAGCGTATGACCACGCAGGACATCGAAGCGATCACGCCGCAGACCCTGATCAACGTGCGTCCCGTCGTGGCAGCGATCAAGGAGTTCTTCGGAACATCGCAGCTGTCGCAGTTCATGGACCAGAACAACCCGCTGGCCGGTCTCACCAACAAGCGCCGTCTGTCGGCGCTCGGCCCCGGTGGTCTCTCGCGTGATCGCGCCGGTGTCGAGGTCCGTGACGTCCACCCGTCGCACTACGGCCGCATGTGCCCGATCGAGACGCCGGAAGGCCCGAACATCGGTCTGATCGGTGCGCTCGCGACGTTCGCGCGCATCAACTCGTTCGGCTTCATCGAGACCCCGTACCGCAAGGTCGAGAACGGTGTCGTCACCGACCAGATCGACTACCTGACGGCAGCCGAAGAGGTCGACTTCAACATCGCACAGGCCAACGCGCCGCTGGACGCGGAGCGTCGCTTCCGCGAGAGCCACGTGCTGGCCCGCCCCCGCGGCGGTAGCGGTGAGGTCGACCTGTTCTTGCCCGAGGAGATCGGCTACATGGACGTCTCGCCGCGCCAGATGGTGTCGGTGGCGACCTCGCTCGTTCCCTTCCTTGAGCACGACGACGCGCAGCGCGCACTCATGGGTGCCAACATGCAGCGCCAGGCCGTGCCGCTGCTGCGCTCGGACTCGCCGCTGGTCGGTACCGGTATGGAGGGCTACACGGCCATCGACGCCGGTGACGTGGTCACCGCCGCCAAGGCCGGTGTCGTCAGCGAGGTCTCGGCCGATAAGGTCGTGGTCATGCTCGACGAGGGCGGCACGCAGGAGTACTACCTGCGCAAGTTCGCACGCTCGAACCAGGGCACGTCGTACAACCAGCGCGTGATCGTCAACGCCGGTGAGCGCGTCGAGGCCGGCGAGGTCATCGCCGACGGTCCCGCCACCGAGAACGGCGAGCTGGCGCTCGGAAAGAACCTGCTCGTGGCGTTCATGCCGTGGGAAGGCCACAACTTCGAGGACGCCATCATCCTCAGCCAGGAGCTGGTGAAGGACGACACCCTCTCGTCGATCCACATCGAGGAGTACGAGGTCGACGCCCGCGACACCAAGCTGGGTAAGGAGGAGATCACCCGTGACCTCCCCAACGTCAGCCCCGAGCTGCTGAAGGACCTCGACGAGCGCGGCATCATCCGCATCGGTGCCGAGGTGCGCCCCGGCGACATCCTGGTCGGAAAGGTCACGCCGAAGGGCGAGACCGAGCTCTCGGCCGAGGAGCGCCTGCTGCGCGCCATCTTCAACGAGAAGAGCCGTGAGGTTCGCGACACCTCGCTGAAGGTCCCGCACGGTGAGCAGGGCACGATCATCGCCGTCAAGGAGTTCAACGCCGAAGAGGGCGACGACGAGCTGGGCTCGGGCGTCAACCGCCGCGTCGTGGTCTACATCGCCCAGAAGCGCAAGATCACCGAGGGTGACAAGCTCGCCGGCCGCCACGGCAACAAGGGTGTCATCGCCAAGATCCTGCCCGTCGAGGACATGCCGTTCCTCGCGGACGGCACGTCGGTCGACGTCGTGCTGAACCCGCTGGGTATCCCGGGTCGAATGAACTTCGGTCAGGTGCTGGAGACCCACCTCGGGTGGATCGCCAAGCAGGGCTGGAAGATCGAGGGCAACCCGGAGTGGGCAGCGGCGCTGCCCGAGGAGGCCTACGACGTCGCCCCGAACACCAAGGTGGCCACGCCGGTGTTCGACGGCGCCACCGAGTACGAGATCTCGGGTCTGCTCGACTCGACGCGCGAGACGCGCGACGGAGAGCGTCTGATCGACCGCTCGGGCAAGACGCGTCTGTTCGACGGCCGCTCCGGCGAGCCGTTCCCGGACCCCATCTCGGTCGGCTACATGTACATCCTGAAGCTGCACCACCTCGTCGACGACAAGATCCACGCGCGTTCGACGGGTCCGTACTCGATGATCACCCAGCAGCCGCTCGGTGGTAAGGCGCAGTTCGGTGGACAGCGCTTCGGTGAGATGGAGGTGTGGGCCCTCGAGGCCTACGGCGCCGCGTACGCACTGCAGGAGCTGCTGACGATCAAGTCCGACGACATCCTTGGCCGCGTCAAGGTGTACGAGGCCATCGTCAAGGGCGAGAACATCCAGGAGCCCGGCATCCCCGAGTCCTTCAAGGTGCTCATGAAGGAGATGCAGTCGCTCTGCCTGAACGTCGAGGTGCTCTCGGCCGATGGCACCGCCGTCAACCTGCGGGACACCGACGACGAGGCCTTCCGTGCAGCGGAAGAGCTCGGCATCAACATCTCCAGCCGGTTCGAAGCCGCATCGATCGACGAGATCTGA